A region from the Drosophila mauritiana strain mau12 chromosome 2L, ASM438214v1, whole genome shotgun sequence genome encodes:
- the LOC117136507 gene encoding anamorsin homolog encodes MENFKGLQKSLYIWTDSADLDKRVEQLKAATGGDVALENVHRLSFSSYANSSFDLIVIECAQLTDSYVKLLHMLKPSGKLHLVSFIGPAASLLQEIKLSGFINCREDSPDALTAEKPGYETGSSARLSFAKKNANAVNVWKISGDDEELIDEEELLDEEDKQKPDPAGLRVCSTTGKRKACKNCSCGLAEELETEKQSQKATENAKSSCGNCYLGDAFRCSTCPYLGMPAFKPGEKVQLADNLLKSDI; translated from the exons ATGGAGAACTTTAAGGGTCTACAAAAATCCCTGTACATATGGACGGACAGCGCCGACTTGGACAAGCGAGTGGAGCAACTAAAGGCTGCCACCGGCGGCGATGTGGCTTTGGAAAATGTGCACCGTCTTTCGTTTT CTTCCTATGCCAACTCCAGTTTCGACCTGATTGTGATCGAGTGCGCCCAGCTGACCGACAGTTACGTAAAACTGCTGCACATGCTAAAACCCAGTGGCAAACTGCATTTGGTGTCCTTCATCGGTCCGGCGGCTAGTTTGCTGCAGGAGATCAAGTTATCCGGATTCATAAACTGTCGCGAAGACTCTCCAGATGCTTTAACCGCCGAGAAGCCGGGCTACGAGACAGGATCCTCAGCCAGGCTGTCCTTCGCAAAAAAGAACGCCAATGCAGTCAATGTGTGGAAGATAAGCGGTGACGATGAGGAACTAATAGATgaggaggagctgctggaCGAGGAAGACAAACAGAAGCCGGATCCGGCTGGTCTGCGTGTCTGTAGCACCACGGGCAAGCGCAAGGCGTGCAAAAACTGCTCCTGCGGCTTGGCCGAGGAATTGGAGACTGAAAAACAGAGCCAGAAGGCCACCGAGAATGCTAAGTCCAGCTGTGGAAAT TGTTATCTGGGCGACGCCTTCCGCTGCTCCACTTGCCCCTATTTGGGCATGCCCGCCTTTAAGCCCGGCGAGAAGGTGCAACTGGCCGACAACCTCCTGAAATCCGACATTTAA
- the LOC117136496 gene encoding protein yellow produces the protein MNPLGKVSLGLMVCLIGGFSRIASAKLEEKFSWKQLAFDWPTPEAEAEAKSNGHYIVENNLPLGVERWQNRIFVTVPRWKAGVAATLNYIDINSTEKSPKLHPYPSWEANKLPIDVQPQDQKTPSGGRLDADKAQDAGIQLKDNSTVISTFRIQVDVCDRLWVLDTGLADILGSPKQITPNSILVFDLKTDTLLRRFTIPADQTKEDSFFANIVVDADRSECQDAFAYIPDLGAYGVIVYSLRSDKSYRVKHNFFHFDPLQGDFNVGGVNFQWTDGVFGLAVGPMNPDHSKDIYFHALASTKEFKVSNRVLQNESHVTGGDSYYDFKYVGDRGMNGQSTAEVFDPETGVIFYTQVNKDAIACWNIKRPYTPDTQGLIDSDSHTLVFPNDMKIDNEGTIWVLSDKMPTYLYKELDPSAVNYRILMGQNRDLIKGTPCEM, from the exons ATGAACCCACTAGGTAAGGTGAGCCTGGGCTTGATGGTGTGCCTCATCGGCGGCTTTAGCCGGATTGCATCGGCCAAGCTGGAGGAGAAGTTCTCGTGGAAGCAACTGGCCTTCGATTGGCCCACTCCGGAGGCCGAGGCGGAGGCCAAGTCGAATGGCCACTACATCGTGGAGAACAACCTGCCGCTGGGCGTGGAGCGTTGGCAAAACAGAATCTTTGTCACTGTGCCAAG ATGGAAGGCTGGTGTGGCTGCCACTCTCAATTACATCGATATCAATTCGACGGAGAAGTCGCCAAAGCTGCACCCATATCCCAGTTGGGAGGCCAACAAGCTGCCCATCGATGTGCAGCCACAGGACCAAAAGACACCATCCGGCGGACGTCTGGACGCGGACAAGGCTCAAGATGCCGGCATTCAGCTGAAGGACAACTCCACTGTCATTTCCACCTTCCGAATTCAAGTGGACGTGTGCGATCGCCTGTGGGTGCTCGATACTGGCTTGGCCGACATCCTGGGCAGTCCCAAGCAGATTACGCCCAATTCTATCCTGGTGTTCGACTTGAAGACGGATACTTTACTGCGCCGTTTCACCATTCCCGCTGATCAGACCAAAGAGGACTCGTTCTTTGCGAATATT GTTGTGGATGCAGACCGCTCGGAGTGCCAAGATGCCTTCGCTTACATCCCGGATTTGGGTGCCTACGGTGTGATTGTGTATTCACTGAGGAGCGACAAATCCTACCGCGTTAAGCATAACTTCTTCCACTTCGATCCGCTGCAGGGTGATTTCAATGTGGGCGGCGTGAACTTCCAGTGGACGGACGGCGTTTTCGGCCTGGCCGTGGGCCCAATGAATCCAGATCACTCCAAGGACATTTATTTCCATGCCCTGGCCAGTACCAAGGAGTTCAAGGTTTCGAACCGCGTGCTGCAGAACGAATCACACGTGACCGGTGGCGATTCGTATTACGATTTTAAATACGTTGGTGACCGTGGCATGAATGGCCAGTCCACCGCCGAGGTCTTTGACCCCGAGACCGGCGTCATCTTCTATACGCAGGTGAACAAAGACGCCATTGCTTGTTGGAACATCAAGCGTCCATACACTCCAGACACCCAGGGGCTAATCGATTCCGATTCGCACACTCTGGTCTTTCCAAATGACATGAAAATTGACAATGAAGGCACTATTTGGGTGCTGTCCGACAAGATGCCGACGTATTTGTACAAGGAACTCGATCCCTCGGCCGTCAACTATCGTATTCTGATGGGCCAGAACCGCGATCTCATCAAGGGTACACCATGCGAAATGTGA
- the LOC117136489 gene encoding suppressor of hairless protein: MKSYSQFNLNAAAPPAIAYETTVVNPNGSPLDPHQQQQQQQSQDMPHFGLPGPQPPSSQQQQQQMQVHHQQQQQQQQQQQQHQQQMQMSLLPGPYRPHIEEKKLTRDAMEKYMRERNDMVIVILHAKVAQKSYGNEKRFFCPPPCIYLFGSGWRRRYEEMLQQGEGEQGAQLCAFIGIGSSDQDMQQLDLNGKQYCAAKTLFISDSDKRKHFMLSVKMFYGNGHDIGVFNSKRIKVISKPSKKKQSLKNADLCIASGTNVALFNRLRSQTVSTRYLHVENGHFHASSTQWGAFTIHLLDDNESESEEFQVRDGYIHYGATVKLVCSVTGMALPRLIIRKVDKQMALLEADDPVSQLHKCAFYMKDTDRMYLCLSQEKIIQFQATPCPKEPNKEMINDGACWTIISTDKAEYQFYEGMGPVASPVTPVPIVNSLNLNGGGDVAMLELSGDNFTPHLQVWFGDVEAETMYRCTETLLCVVPEISQFRGEWLWVRQPTQVPISLVRNDGIIYATGLTFTYTPEPGPRPHCNTQAEDVMRARQNNNNNNITSISNNNNSNNAGSPAAGGGLQQQQQQHQALPSISEVQWNSHGSGLS; encoded by the exons ATGAAGAGCTACagccaatttaatttaaacgCCGCCGCCCCGCCCGCCATTGCCTACGAGACTACGGTTGTAAATCCCAACGGCTCGCCACTCGATcctcaccagcagcagcagcaacaacagagtCAGGATATGCCGCACTTTGGACTGCCCGGTCCGCAGCCGCCGtcgtcgcagcagcagcaacaacaaatgcaagtgcaccaccaacagcagcagcagcagcaacaacaacagcagcagcaccaacaacaaatgcagATGTCCTTGCTGCCGGGTCCTTACCGGCCGCACATCGAGGAGAAGAAGCTGACGCGGGACGCCATGGAGAAGTATATGCGCGAACGCAACGACATGGTCATCGTTATCCTGCACGCCAAG GTGGCCCAAAAGTCCTATGGCAATGAGAAGCGATTCTTTTGCCCACCGCCGTGCATTTATCTGTTCGGAAGTGGCTGGCGCCGGCGGTACGAGGAGATGTTGCAGCAGGGCGAGGGCGAACAAGGAGCACAACTATGCGCGTTCATCGGAATCGGCAGCAGTGACCAGGACATGCAGCAGCTGGATCTCAATGGCAAGCAGTACTGTGCGGCCAAGACGCTCTTCATCTCGGACTCGGACAAGCGAAAACACTTTATGCTGTCGGTGAAGATGTTTTACGGAAATGGTCATGACATTGGCGTTTTTAACTCGAAACGGATTAAGGTTATATCCAAGCCGTCCAAAAAGAAACAATCGCTGAAGAATGCCGATCTGTGCATAGCCAGCGGCACCAATGTAGCCCTGTTCAATCGCCTGCGTTCCCAGACTGTCTCAACGCGTTATCTTCACGTGGAGAACGGACACTTTCATGCGTCGTCAACACAATGGGGAGCTTTTACGATACACCTGCTGGATGACAATGAGTCCGAGTCGGAGGAGTTTCAGGTGCGCGATGGTTACATTCATTACGGAGCCACGGTCAAACTGGTGTGCTCCGTAACGGGCATGGCCCTGCCACGTCTGATCATCCGGAAGGTAGACAAGCAGATGGCCCTGCTGGAAGCCGACGATCCCGTTTCCCAGCTGCACAAATGCGCCTTCTACATGAAGGACACGGATCGAATGTATCTCTGTTTGTCGCAGGAGAAAATCATACAGTTCCAGGCCACGCCGTGCCCGAAGGAGCCCAACAAGGAGATGATCAATGACGGCGCCTGCTGGACCATCATATCCACCGACAAGGCTGAGTACCAGTTCTACGAGGGCATGGGTCCCGTGGC TTCCCCAGTCACTCCAGTGCCAATCGTTAATTCCCTTAATCTCAATGGCGGCGGGGATGTGGCCATGCTCGAGCTGAGTGGCGACAACTTTACACCGCATCTGCAGGTGTGGTTTGGCGATGTGGAGGCGGAAACCATGTACCGCTGCACGGAGACATTGCTGTGCGTGGTGCCGGAGATTTCACAGTTTCGAGGCGAATGGCTTTGG GTACGTCAGCCCACGCAGGTGCCCATTTCGCTGGTGCGCAACGATGGAATAATTTATGCCACCGGTCTGACCTTCACGTATACACCTGAACCAGGTCCTCGGCCGCACTGCAACACACAGGCCGAGGATGTGATGCGAGCGCgacagaacaacaacaataataacatcACTAGCATtagcaacaataataacagcaaCAATGCGGGATCGCCGGCGGCCGGCGGTggcttgcaacaacaacagcagcagcatcaggcTCTGCCCTCCATCTCAGAAGTGCAATGGAATAGTCATGGTAGCGGCTTATCCTGA
- the LOC117147720 gene encoding myosin-VIIa — protein MVIVTRGDYIWIEPASGREFDVAIGARVVSAEGRRIQVRDDDGDEVWLAPERRIKAMHASSVQGVEDMISLGDLHEAGILRNLLIRYKENLIYTYTGSILVAVNPYQILPIYTGDQIKLYKERKIGELPPHIFAIGDNAYAHMKRYRQDQCIVISGESGAGKTESTKLILQYLAAISGKHSWIEQQILEANPILEAFGNAKTIRNDNSSRFGKYIDIHFSANGVIEGAKIEQYLLEKSRIVSQNHSERNYHVFYCILAGLSTDEKSRLDLGMAADYKYLTGGNSITCEGRDDAAEFSDIRSAMKVLLFSDQEIWEIIKLLAALLHCGNIKYKATVVDNLDATEIPEHINVERVAGLLGLPIQPLIDALTRRTLFAHGETVVSTLSRDQSVDVRDAFVKGIYGRMFVHIVRKINTAIFKPRGTSRNAIGVLDIFGFENFDQNSFEQFCINYANENLQQFFVQHIFKLEQEEYNHEAINWQHIEFVDNQDALDLIAIKQLNIMALIDEEARFPKGTDQTMLAKLHKTHGSHKNYLKPKSDINTSFGLNHFAGVVFYDTRGFLDKNRDTFSPDLLHLVSQSTNKFLRQIFAQDIEMGAETRKRTPTLSTQFRKSLDALMKTLSSCQPFFIRCIKPNELKKPMMFDRGLCCRQLRYSGMMETIRIRRAGYPIRHGFREFVERYRFLIPGVPPAHRTDCQAATSRICAVVLGKSDYQLGHTKVFLKDAHDLFLEQERDRVLTRKILILQRSIRGWVYRRRFLRLRAAAITVQRFWKGYAQRKRYRNMRVGYMRLQALIRSRVLSHRFRHLRGHIVGLQAHARGYLVRREYGHKMWAVIKIQSHVRRMIAMRRYRKLRLEHKQFAEVLQLRKLEEQELLHRGNKHAREIAEQHYRDRLHELERREIQEQLENRRRVEVNMNIINDAARKQEEPVDDGKLVEAMFDFLPDSSSDAPTPHGGRETSVFNDLPHAQNVNQDDIIAPIHISEDEEDLSEFKFQKFAATYFQGNVNHQYAKKALKHPLLPLHTQGDQLAAQALWITILRFTGDMPEPKYHTMDRMDTTSVMSKVTATLGRNFIRSKEFQEAQLMGLDPDAFLKQKPRSIRHKLVSLTLKRKNKLGEDVRRRLQDDEYTADSYQSWLQSRPTSNLEKLHFIIGHGILRAELRDEIYCQICKQLTNNPLKSSHARGWILLSLCVGCFAPSEKFVNYLRAFIREGPPGYAPYCEERLKRTFNNGTRNQPPSWLELQATKSKKPIMLPITFMDGNTKTLLADSATTARELCNQLSDKISLKDQFGFSLYIALFDKVSSLGSGGDHVMDAISQCEQYAKEQGAQERNAPWRLFFRKEIFAPWHEPTHDQVATNLIYQQVVRGVKFGEYRCDKEEDLAMIAAQQYFIEYSTDMSMERLFTLLPNFIPDFCLSGVDKAIERWAALVLQAYKKSYYVKDKIAPLKIKEDIVSYAKYKWPLLFSRFYEAYRNSGPNLPKNDVIIAVNWTGVYVVDDQEQVLLELSFPEITAVSSQKTNKVFTQTFSLSTVRGEEFTFQSPNAEDIRDLVVYFLDGLKKRSKYVIALQDYRAPSDGTSFLSFFKGDLIILEDESCGESVLNNGWCIGRCDRSQERGDFPAETVYVLPTLSKPPQDILALFNIEEAHHGRRLSMASNGGAVEPRDRPHTLMEYALDHFRLPPKRTMSKTLTLSSKRSEELWRYSRDPIKAPLLRKLQSKEEFAEEACFAFAAILKYMGDLPSKRPRMGNEITDHIFDGPLKHEILRDEIYCQLMKQLTDNRNRMSEERGWELMWLATGLFACSQGLLKELLLFLRTRRHPISQDSMHRLQKTIRHGQRKYPPHQVEVEAIQHKTTQIFHKVYFPDDTDEAFEVDSSTRAKDFCNNISQRLSLRTSEGFSLFVKIADKVISVPEGDFFFDFVRHLTDWIKKARPIRDGANPQFTYQVFFMKKLWTNTVPGKDRNADLIFHYHQELPKLLRGYHKCSREEAAKLAALVFRVRFGENKQELQAIPQMLRELIPSDIMKMQSTSEWKRSIVASYNQDGGMTSEDAKVAFLKIVYRWPTFGSAFFEVKQTTEPNYPEMLLIAINKHGVSLIHPVTKDILVTHPFTRISNWSSGNTYFHMTIGNLVRGSKLLCETSLGYKMDDLLTSYISLMLTNMNKNRTIRAN, from the exons AACACGT GGTGACTACATCTGGATAGAGCCCGCATCTGGGCGAGAATTCGATGTGGCCATTGGAGCACGTGTCGTCTCCGCCGAGGGTCGTCGCATCCAGGTGCGCGATGACGATGGCGACGAGGTGTGGCTGGCACCCGAGCGCCGCATCAAGGCCATGCACGCGTCCTCCGTTCAAGGAGTGGAGGACATGATATCCCTGGGTGATCTGCACGAGGCTGGCATCTTGCGGAATCTGCTCATCCGCTACAAGGAGAATCTGATATAC ACTTACACGGGATCCATACTGGTTGCCGTTAATCCCTACCAGATTCTGCCCATCTACACGGGCGATCAGATCAAGCTCTATAAGGAGCGGAAAATCGGAGAGCTACCGCCGCACATCTTTGCGATTGGCGACAATGCGTATGCGCATATGAAACGATATCGCCAGGATCAGTGTATCGTTATTTCCGGAGAATCTGGAGCTGGAAAGACGGAGAGCACGAAGTTAATACTGCAGTATCTGGCTGCGATTAGTGGCAAACACTCATGGATCGAACAGCAAATCCTCGAAGCGAATCCAATTTTGGAAGCTTTCGGAAATGCCAAAACCATTCGTAATGACAATTCATCGCG CTTTGGAAAATACATAGATATACACTTTAGCGCCAATGGCGTGATCGAGGGAGCCAAAATCGAGCAGTACCTGCTAGAGAAGTCGCGAATTGTTTCCCAAAATCATAGCGAACGTAATTATCATGTCTTTTACTGCATTTTGGCCGGACTATCGACAGATGAGAAGAGCCGCCTCGATCTGGGCATGGCTGCTGATTACAA ATATCTGACTGGTGGAAATAGCATTACCTGCGAGGGTCGCGATGATGCCGCCGAGTTCTCCGACATTCGATCTGCCATGAAGGTTTTGCTCTTCTCCGATCAGGAAATCTGGGAGATAATTAAGCTCCTGGCTGCCCTTCTCCACTGCGGCAACATCAAATATAAGGCGACGGTGGTGGATAATCTGGATGCAACCGAAATACCGGAACACATAAATGTGGAGCGTGTTGCCGGGCTACTTGGACTTCCCATTCAGCCGCTAATTGATGCTCTAACACGTCGAACGCTTTTTGCTCATGGAGAAACCGTGGTGTCCACTCTGTCGCGCGATCAATCCGTGGATGTGCGCGATGCCTTTGTTAAAGGCATATACGGACGTATGTTTGTGCACATCGTTCGAAAGATCAATACGGCTATTTTCAAGCCGCGCGGCACATCCCGCAATGCCATCGGAGTTCTCGACATTTTTGGTTTTGAGAACTTCGATCAGAATAGCTTTGAGCAGTTTTGCATCAACTATGCCAATGAGAATCTGCAGCAGTTCTTCGTGCAGCATATTTTTAAACTTGAGCAGGAAGAGTATAACCACGAGGCCATCAACTGGCAACACATTGAGTTCGTAGACAATCAGGATGCGCTCGACTTGATAGCTATTAAGCAGCTCAATATTATGGCTTTAATCGATGAGGAGGCCCGGTTTCCCAAGGGCACGGATCAGACGATGCTGGCCAAATTGCACAAAACCCATGGATCGCACAAGAACTATTTGAAGCCCAAGTCGGATATCAACACCAGCTTTGGACTGAATCACTTTGCCGGCGTGGTGTTCTACGACACTCGAGGATTTCTAGATAAAAATCGGGACACCTTCAGTCCCGATCTATTGCATTTGGTTAGCCAGAGTACGAACAAGTTCCTCCGACAAATCTTTGCTCAGGACATAGAGATGGGTGCCGAGACGCGAAAGCGAACACCCACACTCTCCACACAGTTTCGAAAATCTCTCGATGCACTAATGAAGACGCTCAGCAGCTGCCAGCCATTCTTTATTCGTTGTATCAAACCCAACGAGCTGAAGAAGCCAATGATGTTTGACCGTGGCTTGTGCTGCCGTCAGCTGCGATACTCCGGCATGATGGAAACGATCCGAATTCGTCGCGCTGGATATCCCATTCGGCATGGATTCAGAGAGTTCGTTGAGCGTTATCGCTTCCTGATACCGGGAGTTCCACCAGCTCATCGCACGGATTGTCAGGCGGCGACTTCGAGGATTTGCGCCGTGGTTCTGGGCAAGTCCGACTATCAGCTGGGCCACACCAAGGTCTTCCTCAAGGATGCCCACGATCTGTTTCTGGAGCAGGAGAGAGATCGCGTGCTGACGCGAAAAATCCTCATTCTGCAGCGCAGCATTCGAGGATGGGTGTACCGACGAAGGTTTCTACGCCTGAGAGCTGCTGCTATCACTGTGCAGCGATTCTGGAAGGGCTATGCTCAACGTAAACGATACAGGAACATGCGAGTGGGCTACATGCGTTTGCAAGCGTTGATCCGTTCTAGGGTTCTGTCACATCGTTTCCGCCATCTGAGGGGCCACATTGTCGGTCTGCAAGCCCATGCCCGAGGATATTTGGTCAGGCGAGAGTATGGTCACAAGATGTGGGCCGTCATTAAGATCCAGTCTCATGTGCGGCGTATGATTGCCATGCGTCGCTACCGGAAACTTCGCTTGGAACATAAGCAGTTTGCCGAAGTTCTTCAGCTGCGCAAACTGGAGGAGCAGGAACTGCTGCATCGGGGCAATAAGCATGCCCGAGAAATTGCCGAGCAGCATTACCGAGATCGATTGCACGAGCTGGAGCGTCGGGAAATTCAGGAGCAATTGGAGAATCGTCGTCGAGTGGAGGTCAATATGAATATTATCAATGATGCCGCCCGCAAGCAGGAGGAGCCGGTGGACGATGGCAAACTGGTGGAGGCCATGTTTGACTTCCTTCCCGATTCCAGTAGCGATGCCCCTACTCCGCATGGTGGACGTGAAACGTCCGTGTTCAACGATCTGCCTCACGCGCAAAATGTCAACCAGGACGATATCATTGCACCCATACACATAtccgaggatgaggaggatcTATCGGAATTCAAGTTCCAGAAATTCGCCGCCACCTACTTCCAAGGGAATGTCAACCATCAGTATGCAAAGAAAGCTTTGAAGCATCCCTTACTTCCGCTCCATACGCAAGGCGATCAACTTGCCGCCCAGGCATTGTGGATAACCATTCTGAGGTTTACAGGTGATATGCCGGAGCCGAAGTATCACACAATGGATCGCATGGACACCACTTCCGTCATGTCCAAGGTCACTGCCACCTTGGGGCGCAATTTCATCAGGAGTAAG GAATTCCAAGAAGCTCAGCTTATGGGCCTGGATCCAGATGCTTTCCTGAAGCAAAAGCCACGGTCGATCCGCCACAAACTCGTATCCTTGACGTTGAAGCGAAAGAACAAATTGGGCGAGGATGTGCGTCGCCGACTGCAAGATGATGAATACACGGCGGATAGCTACCAATCGTGGCTGCAATCCCGTCCAACCTCCAACCTTGAAAAGCTGCATTTCATCATTGGCCATGGTATCCTGCGGGCGGAGCTGCGTGACGAAATATACTGCCAGATTTGCAAGCAGCTGACGAACAATCCTTTGAAATCCTCACATGCCAGAGGTTGGATTCTGTTATCCCTGTGCGTCGGATGTTTTGCTCCATCGGAAAAGTTTGTTAACTACTTGAGGGCCTTTATCCGTGAGGGTCCACCTGGATATGCACCGTACTGCGAGGAGCGACTGAAACGAACTTTCAACAATGGAACTCGCAATCAACCGCCTTCGTGGCTGGAGTTGCAGGCCACCAAATCCAAAAAGCCCATCATGCTGCCCATTACGTTTATGGATGGAAATACAAAGACTCTGTTGGCTGATTCGGCCACCACGGCCCGGGAACTATGCAATCAACTGTCCGACAAGATAAGTCTCAAAGATCAGTTTGGGTTTTCCCTGTACATAGCTCTGTTCGACAAAGTTAGTTCTTTGGGAAGTGGCGGGGACCACGTGATGGACGCCATCTCACAATGTGAGCAGTATGCTAAGGAGCAGGGCGCCCAGGAGCGAAATGCCCCGTGGCGTCTGTTCTTCCGCAAGGAAATCTTTGCTCCTTGGCACGAACCCACACACGATCAGGTGGCCACCAATCTTATTTACCAGCAGGTGGTGCGAGGCGTTAAGTTTGGCGAATACCGCTGCGATAAGGAGGAAGACTTGGCCATGATAGCTGCGCAGCAATATTTCATCGAATACTCTACCGATATGTCAATGGAGCGGCTGTTTACCCTTCTGCCAAACTTCATACCCGACTTTTGTCTCAGCGGAGTGGACAAGGCCATTGAACGTTGGGCTGCTTTGGTTTTGCAGGCCTATAAGAAATCCTACTATGTCAAGGACAAGATTGCACCCTTAAAAATTAAGGAGGATATAGTTAGCTACGCCAAGTACAAGTGGCCCCTGCTCTTTTCTCGTTTCTACGAAGCGTATCGAAACTCCGGTCCGAATCTGCCCAAAAACGATGTCATCATTGCGGTGAACTGGACCGGCGTGTATGTGGTGGATGATCAGGAGCAGGTCCTGTTGGAACTGAGCTTCCCCGAGATTACTGCCGTGTCCAGTCAGAAGACCAACAAGGTCTTCACCCAGACTTTCAGTCTTTCCACTGTTCGAGGCGAGGAGTTCACCTTCCAGAGTCCCAATGCTGAGGATATCCGAGATCTGGTTGTCTACTTCTTAGATGGCCTGAAGAAACG ATCGAAATATGTCATTGCCTTGCAGGACTATCGTGCGCCTTCAGATGGAACAAGTTTTCTGTCTTTCTTTAAGGGAGATCTGATCATACTAGAGGACGAATCCTGTGGAGAATCAGTTCTAAACAACGGCTGGTGCATAGGACGCTGCGATCGTTCACAGGAGCGAGGAGACTTTCCCGCCGAAACGGTGTACGTGCTGCCCACACTTAGCAAACCGCCGCAGGATATTTTGGCCCTGTTCAACATCGAGGAGGCGCATCATGGACGACGTCTAAGCATGGCTTCCAATGGTGGAGCTGTGGAACCAAGGGATCGACCTCATACGCTGATGGAGTATGCCCTGGATCACTTCCGTTTGCCACCAAAACGAACAATGTCGAAAACACTCACTCTGAGTTCAAAACGTAGTGAGGAACTGTGGCGCTATTCCCGGGATCCCATTAAGGCACCGCTGCTGCGCAAGTTGCAAAGCAAGGAAGAGTTTGCCGAGGAGGCCTGCTTCGCCTTTGCCGCCATACTGAAGTATATGGGAGATCTGCCCTCCAAGCGTCCGCGGATGGGCAACGAGATAACCGATCACATATTTGATGGACCCCTGAAGCATGAAATTCTGCGCGACGAGATCTACTGTCAACTGATGAAGCAGCTAACGGACAACCGCAACCGAATGTCCGAGGAGAGGGGCTGGGAGCTGATGTGGTTGGCCACGGGACTGTTTGCCTGCTCACAGGGTTTGCTCAAGGAATTGCTATTGTTCCTGCGCACCAGGCGTCATCCCATTTCACAGGATTCAATGCATCGACTACAGAAAACTATACGCCATGGACAACGCAAATATCCGCCGCATCAGGTGGAGGTGGAAGCCATACAGCATAAAACCACACAGATCTTCCACAAGGTCTACTTCCCGGACGACACAGACGAGGCCTTCGAAGTGGACAGCTCCACTCGGGCGAAGGATTTCTGCAACAACATCTCGCAGCGCCTTTCGCTGCGCACCAGCGAGGGCTTCTCCCTGTTTGTGAAGATCGCCGATAAGGTCATTTCTGTTCCCGAAGGTGATTTCTTCTTCGATTTCGTACGCCATTTGACCGACTGGATTAAAAAAGCGCGTCCCATACGAGATGGAGCGAATCCGCAGTTCACTTACCAGGTCTTCTTCATGAAGAAACTGTGGACGAACACAGTGCCAGGCAAGGATCGGAATGCCGATCTTATATTCCACTATCATCAGGAGTTGCCCAAGCTGTTGCGTGGCTATCACAAGTGTTCCAGGGAGGAGGCGGCTAAGCTGGCCGCTCTAGTCTTCCGTGTGCGCTTTGgagaaaataaacaagaacTGCAGGCCATACC ACAAATGCTGAGGGAACTTATTCCATCGGATATTATGAAAATGCAGAGCACTAGCGAATGGAAACGATCGATTGTTGCATCTTATAACCAGGATGGGGGCATGACTTCCGAAGACGCGAAAGTGGCCTTCTTGAAGATTGTATATAG ATGGCCAACTTTTGGCTCCGCTTTCTTTGAGGTGAAGCAAACCACTGAACCGAATTATCCCGAAATGCTTTTGATAGCCATTAACAAACACGGCGTGAGTCTCATACATCCAGTGACCAAG gACATTTTGGTAACGCATCCATTTACACGCATCTCGAATTGGTCATCGGGCAATACATATTTCCACATGACCATCGGAAATCTGGTTAGGGGCTCGAAGTTGTTATGTGAAACGTCGCTGGGCTACAAGATGGACGATCTGCTGACTTCATATATCTCGTTGATGTTGACCAATATGAACAAAAATCGAACCATTCGAGCCAACTAG